In a genomic window of Bemisia tabaci chromosome 1, PGI_BMITA_v3:
- the LOC109036385 gene encoding uncharacterized protein codes for MSDLKDDKSSNYEPESRKKAEFSDWLSALQRYVKDTQVTFLDLSDRDLTGDQCEKVLEIVGTSAVTKLNLGGNSLHSKALQLLKTTELQELDLKGCSMAADCFIQLLTILKDTRITRLHSINGCNADANANAIFKMSSNDVEKLKDSLAKCCLETLSINRISSIPQLIQALPLNLITNLHVENISEEQWPSFFHSLNRSIKSLSLSAPIRGYNMHLFDSKLEILAAETLESLKIHSNTSITTVFLNELKHSKIAHLEINLNYLPGSHLSYSHLESCLKSGAIKFLSLASISCDLSRDDWACFTGNLKESSVETLLLKFCKLQDEQGEQLMDGLKGSKVSKLDLSFNLLQTRTAEAFSRTLKDTNLTEVNFLGNRLPIKALEIMGNSIVPSKLKSIKIYVAAEPGEERIGYIGDCFSHFLENTRNSQLTSVGVSSNCMEPLSVKKFSRSLANSTITHLNLASNFLEDAAMYLKDNLVLSAITHLNLSDTSLKDDGVEILTQCLGNTKIIDLDLSANLVTNRGAVALARCLKSTKLISLNVEFNRIGLGGLKFLASHAENTFITTFKADSLGNEWIWPIDKVVWGNRILVHRLVSFFKLIRPENCAETFNFDRAIIDDDIPKFLEECFKFYKTVIDQPSAISVISQEENLSHGKNECVALLMEDFPRQFAEFVSSRIEADVAEHVAILARADELALNKIVEHLLLCRPIYIIDEENEILHPVVYRLLLKYKMPLCNLDVEPDGLKKILKFFTDNPELEGALETVNLLSIIK; via the coding sequence ATGTCAGACTTGAAGGATGATAAATCATCAAATTATGAACCGGAATCCCGCAAAAAGGCCGAGTTTTCCGATTGGCTCAGCGCTCTTCAAAGGTACGTAAAGGATACTCAGGTGACTTTTTTAGACCTGAGTGACCGAGATCTCACCGGCGATCAATGTGAAAAAGTTCTGGAAATCGTCGGCACCTCGGCAGTCACTAAGTTGAATCTAGGGGGAAATAGTTTACACTCGAAAGCTTTGCAATTGCTCAAGACAACTGAACTTCAGGAACTTGACCTCAAGGGATGTTCCATGGCCGCAGACTGCTTCATTCAGCTCCTGACGATTTTAAAGGACACGCGCATCACTCGCCTTCATTCCATCAACGGCTGTAACGCCGACGCCAATGCCAATGCAATATTCAAAATGAGCTCGAATGATGTCGAAAAACTTAAGGATAGTCTGGCAAAATGTTGTCTTGAAACGTTGAGTATCAATCGTATCTCAAGTATACCTCAACTcattcaagcattacctttgaATTTAATAACAAACTTACATGTCGAAAATATCTCTGAGGAGCAATGGCCCTCATTTTTCCACTCTTTGAACAGATCGATTAAAAGCCTTAGCCTGAGTGCTCCAATTCGAGGCTATAATATGCATTTGTTTGACTCTAAACTAGAAATTTTAGCGGCTGAAACTCTCGAAAGCCTTAAAATACACTCAAACACGTCGATCACAACCGTGTTTTTGAATGAATTAAAACActcaaaaattgctcatttagaaatcaatttaaattaccTGCCAGGTAGTCATCTATCATATAGTCATCTTGAGAGCTGCTTAAAATCGGGcgcaatcaaatttttgagccTCGCCAGTATTAGTTGTGATCTCTCGAGAGACGACTGGGCTTGTTTTActggaaatttgaaagaatCCTCAGTAGAGACTTTACTCTTAAAGTTTTGTAAATTACAAGATGAGCAAGGAGAACAACTGATGGATGGCTTAAAAGGCTCGAAAGTTTCCAAACTAGACCTGTCATTCAATCTCCTTCAGACGCGGACAGCTGAGGCTTTTTCACGCACATTAAAGGACACAAATTTGACTGAGGTCAATTTCTTAGGCAATAGGCTGCCAATCAAAGCCCTGGAAATTATGGGAAACAGTATAGTGCCTTCCAAATTAAAAAGCATAAAGATCTATGTAGCTGCTGAACCCGGGGAAGAACGCATCGGTTATATAGGGGATTGTTTTTCGCACTTCCTGGAAAATACGCGCAATTCACAACTGACGTCAGTGGGAGTTAGCTCAAATTGCATGGAACCTTTGAGCGTAAAAAAGTTCTCTAGAAGTCTCGCAAATTCAACCATCACGCATTTGAATTTGGCTTCCAACTTTTTAGAGGATGCTGCCATGTATTTGAAGGATAACTTAGTGCTTAGCGCCATCACGCATTTAAATTTGTCCGACACCAGTTTAAAAGACGACGGAGTGGAAATATTGACTCAGTGTCTAGGGAACACTAAAATTATTGACCTGGATCTTTCGGCAAACCTCGTCACAAATCGTGGTGCGGTAGCACTTGCTCGCTGTCTCAAAAGCACAAAGTTGATTTCACTCAACGTCGAGTTTAACAGGATCGGGCTGGGTGGGTTGAAATTCCTGGCTTCACACGCAGAAAATACGTTTATCACTACGTTTAAGGCTGACAGCCTCGGAAATGAATGGATATGGCCAATCGATAAAGTTGTCTGGGGTAATCGAATTCTGGTCCATAGACTAGTcagtttttttaagcttattcGACCAGAAAACTGTGCGGAGACTTTTAACTTTGATCGTGCTATCATCGACGATGACATTCCCAAGTTCTTGGAGGAATGTTTCAAGTTCTATAAGACAGTCATAGACCAACCCTCTGCGATAAGCGTTATCAGTCAAGAAGAAAATCTGTCGCACGGCAAGAATGAATGTGTAGCTCTACTTATGGAGGATTTTCCGCGGCAATTTGCCGAGTTCGTAAGTAGTAGGATTGAGGCCGATGTTGCGGAGCATGTAGCAATTTTAGCTAGAGCTGACGAATTGGCTTTAAATAAAATCGTTGAACACTTACTATTATGCCGCCCTATATATATTATCGACGAagagaatgaaattttgcatccgGTCGTGTATAGATTGCTTTTAAAGTACAAAATGCCTTTGTGCAATCTAGACGTCGAACCAgacggtttaaaaaaaattctgaagttTTTCACGGACAACCCGGAGCTAGAGGGCGCCTTGGAAACGGTCAATTTATTGAGTATCATCAAATAG
- the LOC109036374 gene encoding NECAP-like protein CG9132, whose protein sequence is METYESVLLIKSEAFVFKIPPRASNRGYRASDWNLQEPQWVGRMRLVAKGKDCILKLEDKMSGELFAQCPIDVYPGPAVEAVADSSRYFVLRIQDDNGRMANIGLGFADRSDSFDLNVALQDHFKWLKKTQEIEQEKEAPKPELDLRFKEGETIKINMKITKKDGSEVNSKPKNRPTSSGGLLPPPPGGVKINPPSQNSSPSHHANPSSAAGWGDFASASNPSSTSNQPSSTATTPSNPNWVQF, encoded by the exons ATGGAAACCTACGAAAGTGTACTGTTAATCAAAAGTGAAGCAttcgttttcaaaattccaccCAGAGCGAGCAATAGAGGATACAG GGCCTCCGACTGGAATTTACAGGAGCCTCAATGGGTCGGACGAATGAGACTCGTTGCCAAAGGCAAAGACTGCATATTGAAATTAGAAGATAAGATGTCAGGTGAACTTTTCGCTCAATGTCCCATTGATGTCTACCCCGGCCCAGCTGTCGAAGCTGTTGCTGACTCGTCCAGATACTTTGTCTTGCGAATTCAAGATGATAATG gtCGGATGGCAAACATTGGTCTAGGATTTGCAGACAGATCTGACAGTTTTGATTTGAATGTAGCACTACAGGATCATTTTAAGTGGCTGAAGAAAACTCAAGAAATAGAGCAAGAAAAAGAAGCGCCAAAACCAGAGCTAGACCTACGTTTCAAGGAAGGCGAAACCATTAAGATTAACATGAAAATCACT AAAAAAGACGGAAGCGAAGTAAATAGTAAACCTAAGAATCGGCCAACATCATCAGGTGGACTACTGCCACCCCCGCCAGGCGGAGTAAAAATCAACCCTCCCTCTCAGAATTCCTCTCCCTCTCATCATGCAAACCCAAGCAGTGCAGCTGGCTGGGGTGACTTTGCCAGCGCCTCCAATCCAAG ttCAACATCCAATCAGCCCTCAAGCACAGCAACTACTCCCAGCAATCCTAATTGGGTACAATTTTAA